CAGTGAACTCATTAAAATAGTAGCCTTTAAATAAAGGCGCTTCAATTCCCGTGATTTTATTTAGTTTACTGACGAGCTCTTTTGCAGATCTTATAATTTTAATTCCTAGGTCTCTTAAGCCATTGCTGCCTAAAAGCGCAATATAGACAAGGGCATTTAGAGCGTAAAGCGTTTCATTAGTGCAGATATTAGAAGTTGCGTGCTCTCGCCTTATGTGCTGCTCTCGAGTTTGTAGAGTAACGCAGAAAGCTCTCCTCCCATCACTATCGTTAGTCATTCCCACAACTCTGCCAGGCAATTGCCTCACATACTCTTTTCTACATGCTAAAATTCCTAATGATGCCCCGCCATAGTACATACTATTGCCGAGTATTTGCCCTTCTCCCACAACTATATCTGCACAGTACTCGCCAGGAACTTTCAGCAAGCCGAGAGTTAGTGGATTAACCCCTACAATAAATATTCTGTCGCCAATAATACTTTTAACTTCTGTAATTTTAGACTCTAAAACTCCAAAAAAATTCGGATTTTCTAGATAGATAGCTGCAGTATTCTCTGTAATCAAGTTGCTAAGCTCTTCTATAAAAGTTTCGCCAGTTTGTAAAGAGTAAGGAAGCTCTTTTATATGCATTCCTATATTGTCAGTGTAGTTCTTCACAACAGCTTTCTTTTCCCAGTGCAGTGCTTT
This window of the Candidatus Thermoplasmatota archaeon genome carries:
- the gcvPA gene encoding aminomethyl-transferring glycine dehydrogenase subunit GcvPA; the protein is MTCYIPNINLKREMLEELGIKDIEELFASIPTDIRISELAIPEGVSELELKKELENITESTKKRLVFIGAGCYDHYVPSAVKAVAQRAEFYSSYTPYQPELSQGILQALFEYQSIITELTGMDVANASMYDCSTAVAEAMRMAKRITNKSEIIVPKALHWEKKAVVKNYTDNIGMHIKELPYSLQTGETFIEELSNLITENTAAIYLENPNFFGVLESKITEVKSIIGDRIFIVGVNPLTLGLLKVPGEYCADIVVGEGQILGNSMYYGGASLGILACRKEYVRQLPGRVVGMTNDSDGRRAFCVTLQTREQHIRREHATSNICTNETLYALNALVYIALLGSNGLRDLGIKIIRSAKELVSKLNKITGIEAPLFKGYYFNEFTVKINNASEVRDSLIEKGIEFGIVLEKAFPELKDTLLCAITETHTPEDIERLVAALESVC